TTTTCATACATAATGAATGAATCCTGGGAGGAAGTGTACGTTGCGCCCGTTTGATCGAGTCGTATGGATCATCGTCATCGTATTGGTGTTGCTTCCTTTTGGGTACGTGCAATATAACAGGATGGCGTATGCACACACAACGATGTGATTCAGTTTGGCTATCGTTTGACAGAAGAAGGGAAAAGGAAAGGGGTGGAGAAGAAGGACCTGAGGCATTATGAATCACTTCCAGAGTAGACTAGTCCAGCCGAGGTAAGAAAAAGAACGGAGGCATGTGCACCCGTTCTTTATTTGCGCTTATTCAGTAGAGGTTGTAAGCTGTTGATCCGCATTTGGATAAGGCAAGTTGCGAAAATGGCGGTAAGACAGAGCCAAAATCGATTTGCGCGTGAGAATCCCTTGGAAGTATTGCTCTTCATCTTCAATGCAAATAAAAGGATGGTTGATGGAGACCTCTAATGCTTTTAGAAAATCATCCGTGTACTTGAGTCGAGCAATCTTGGTGTCCATGACTTCATCTACCGTATGTTCGGACATCTTTTCCGTTTCAAATCGTTCCAGACCTAGCGTTTTATTCATGATCATATTGGTGCTGATTAATCCGTGCAAGCGATACTGATGATCCAAAACGGGAATGGCCGAATAGCCGGATTTGATGAGGACGAGCAAGGCATGCTCAATCGAGTTGCCGAGTTGAACATGAGCTACTTTTGTCGATGCAATGATGAGGTCTTTAATGGGTGTATGTAGCAATGGGATATCCTGATTCATCTGGATCCACCACCTTTTCTGTCGTCTATGGCAGTAGGGTAGCTGCCTGTGGTTCTCTTCTATGATACCGTAAGCAGCTTGCCAGTGGTAGGGTTACATTCGAAATCTTCACCTTGCCAAGTCCTTCAAGGAAAAAAGAAAAAGCCCGGCAGCTTCGCCGGGTCAAGAATCGAGGTGTGGAACAATTGTCCCTGTAATTAGTATGCAAGATCGGTTCGGTTTTTACATTAGGAGTTTGGAGGAAAGGTATCCACTTGTTACGCCTTGTGTGCTTCCATACGATAAAGCGGTTTGTATTTCGGTTTTCCTCCACGCGTCCAGTGGGAGAGGAGCGTGTGTTCATACAAGAAAATGCAAAGCGGTGGCGTGATGACAAACATCGCCAGCATGATGAGTGGTGTCGACCAGTCCAATCGGAAAATCACATAGCTTTCCAATAAAAACAGGATTAACGGGTGCACCATATAAATGGCCATGTTTTGTTTCGCGAGTCGGGATAACCATTTTCCGATCGTAGGTAAAGCGCCTAAATATCGGGAAATGGAATAAAAGGCGATCAGAAAGCTCAAGGTGTAGACCAAGTACAGTGGGTCAAATATATTGAGGCTATCCGCGTAGCTTTTCGAACCATTCAAGTACCGCATCATAATCCATGCCCCAGTCACGATGGTAACGGCATAGGAAATCGATTGCAACCGGTATGTCCAGTAACGCCATTTGTCCAGGTTTAGTCCCGCATAAGCGCCGAGTGCAAACGTGAAAATGTACATGTAGAAATAGTTCTGACCGGCTACGTAGCTGTGTTGGATAAGGCCAAGCAACGGATTGGCCGACCAGTCGATCGCCCAGATTGGATCAACAAAAAGGGCTTGGTAGAGCATATATAGTCCGATTTGTCCAAGGAACAAAACAACCAGAACTTTCAAAGACATGTAACGTTCAATGAGTGGCTTCGTCAAAAAGAACAGGACATTCATTTGCAAGTAGAGCGGAATGTAATACAGGTGGTAAAAAGAACTTCCTGTAAAGAGACTGTGAAAGAATGGTCCAGCCAATTCAATCGGATTGATGGTCTGTAATTGAAATCCGGTAAAGATCGCCGTCCAAATCATGTATGGAAAAACGATGACCCGCCAGCGTTTACGCCAAAACGCTGCCCAGTCCATTTGCTTTTTTTGATGCCAATAAAACAAGAGCATTCCCGTTGCAAAGATAAACAGGGAACGGCCAAACCGCAATAATATCAAGGATATCGCTTCGAAATCGCCGTTCCACGGGTAATCGGCTTGGTTTTCGATGAAAAAACCCAGGATGTGAATGATCAAAACCGTACAAGCCCCGAAAACAAAAAGGGCATTCAGATCCTGAAAAGTCCCCTTTCGATTGTTATTCATATGTCCTCCATTATTCTCGCCGACAGCACCTTATGGAGAGTGCCCACCTGGTTGTCAGTAGAACAAGGCCTTTAATCAGGCAACTTCCAGTCTGGTGCAGCCAGTTCTTTTGCTGTATAGGAAAACAAGTGCAAGCGCGAAGACAGATGTTCCTGAGCATCCCGAAGTAAGTCATCTTGCACCATAAAAGGAGCAGGCGACACCGGCCACTCTGTACGTATCGTGGAAAGCAAGCGAGCTTTCACATCATCGACCGTAACGAGTTTCTCTGTCAAACCGGTTATGCTGCCAACCGTAGACCCATCAATACGTGGAATGGGTTTGTGGTTCTCCATTTCTTCTAATCCAGCTACTTGATAAAATCGTTCCATCCATTCGCCGCGAGGTCGCTCGTCCACGTTGATGCAGAGCTGCAGAATCGAGCCATAGCGGGTACGTCGTTGGGCCATGCCCCCAATTTTTTTGCCGTGTAGGGAAAAGTCGTATTCACCCGCACAATAAGAGCCGGCTACTTCGCCAAATTGAATCGATCCGTAATCGCGCAAACCCACCGACAGTAGTTGAGCGACAAAAGAGAAGAAAGAATCAATCGAGATCGTCGTATCCGGCAATAAACAGGCTACATTCAGCACGCCGGCATCTAAAGGCACACAGGCGCCTCCAGAAGAACGGAGTACACAGCCAAAGCCATCTTGACCAAAGCGACGCAGTGCTGCCTCCAGATGCGGTAGTTTCGCATCACGGCGTCCCAGGTAAAGCGCTTGATCGTACACCCAGAGATGAATGATAGGCGGTGAGTTGTGATCACGCATGCCGGCAGCCAATGCTTCATCCCGAACGAGCGGCTCGAGAGGACTGCCCTGATAGGTACCCGAGTCCATCCAATT
This is a stretch of genomic DNA from Brevibacillus choshinensis. It encodes these proteins:
- a CDS encoding lipoate--protein ligase family protein, which encodes MSFSINQPFNWMDSGTYQGSPLEPLVRDEALAAGMRDHNSPPIIHLWVYDQALYLGRRDAKLPHLEAALRRFGQDGFGCVLRSSGGACVPLDAGVLNVACLLPDTTISIDSFFSFVAQLLSVGLRDYGSIQFGEVAGSYCAGEYDFSLHGKKIGGMAQRRTRYGSILQLCINVDERPRGEWMERFYQVAGLEEMENHKPIPRIDGSTVGSITGLTEKLVTVDDVKARLLSTIRTEWPVSPAPFMVQDDLLRDAQEHLSSRLHLFSYTAKELAAPDWKLPD
- a CDS encoding acyltransferase, yielding MNNNRKGTFQDLNALFVFGACTVLIIHILGFFIENQADYPWNGDFEAISLILLRFGRSLFIFATGMLLFYWHQKKQMDWAAFWRKRWRVIVFPYMIWTAIFTGFQLQTINPIELAGPFFHSLFTGSSFYHLYYIPLYLQMNVLFFLTKPLIERYMSLKVLVVLFLGQIGLYMLYQALFVDPIWAIDWSANPLLGLIQHSYVAGQNYFYMYIFTFALGAYAGLNLDKWRYWTYRLQSISYAVTIVTGAWIMMRYLNGSKSYADSLNIFDPLYLVYTLSFLIAFYSISRYLGALPTIGKWLSRLAKQNMAIYMVHPLILFLLESYVIFRLDWSTPLIMLAMFVITPPLCIFLYEHTLLSHWTRGGKPKYKPLYRMEAHKA
- the cbpB gene encoding cyclic-di-AMP-binding protein CbpB; this encodes MNQDIPLLHTPIKDLIIASTKVAHVQLGNSIEHALLVLIKSGYSAIPVLDHQYRLHGLISTNMIMNKTLGLERFETEKMSEHTVDEVMDTKIARLKYTDDFLKALEVSINHPFICIEDEEQYFQGILTRKSILALSYRHFRNLPYPNADQQLTTSTE